The following proteins are co-located in the Candidatus Eisenbacteria bacterium genome:
- a CDS encoding 30S ribosomal protein S1, translated as MPEWTDKPGHPAGAEEDFAALFEQSLKSPKPGEVVSGRIVRLGRDTVTIDIGYKCEGEVPLHEFTSRESGLAVHEGDNVDVYFEGTDSDTGQIHLSRAKALQFVVWRDIERAFESEGAVEGMIVGKVKGGLKVDIGVPAFLPGSHADIRPARNLDRYIGQRGRFAILKFNRSRGNVVVSRRSVLERERTQLKGETLKVLEEGVILEGTVKNITDYGAFVDLGGIDGLLHVTDMSWARVGHPSEVVNVGDKVKVVVLKYDSERERVSLGMKQIMPDPWTTVADRFPISSRIHGKVVSLADYGAFVELEPGLEGLIHVSEMSWTKRVTHPSKVLEVGQEVDVQVLDVDAVNRRISLGLKQTEPNPWEMVRINHPVGSRISGKVKSITDFGLFVELTEGIDGLVHVSDLHWTKKIKHPSEIFKKGDDVEAVVLGIDVDNERISLGIKQLTEDPWAAVPKRYPTGTRVRGTVTSVTDFGVFAQIEEGVEGLIHVSQLSTERVDRPASIYKVGDEIEAEVTQVDAREKRIALSIKALRRSEERDEVDAYLRRERESGKFSLADVFGDELEARDKGKA; from the coding sequence ATGCCCGAATGGACCGACAAGCCCGGCCACCCGGCCGGCGCCGAAGAGGATTTCGCCGCCCTCTTCGAGCAAAGCCTGAAGAGCCCGAAGCCGGGCGAAGTGGTGAGCGGCCGCATCGTGCGCCTCGGACGCGACACGGTGACCATCGACATTGGCTACAAGTGCGAGGGCGAAGTTCCGCTGCACGAATTCACGAGCCGCGAGAGCGGGCTCGCGGTTCATGAGGGCGACAACGTCGACGTCTACTTCGAAGGCACGGATTCCGACACCGGACAGATCCATCTCTCGCGCGCGAAGGCGCTGCAGTTCGTCGTCTGGCGCGACATCGAGCGCGCCTTCGAGTCCGAGGGTGCGGTCGAGGGCATGATCGTCGGGAAGGTGAAGGGCGGCCTCAAGGTCGACATCGGCGTGCCCGCCTTCCTCCCCGGCTCGCATGCGGACATCCGCCCGGCGCGCAACCTCGACCGCTACATCGGACAGCGCGGGCGCTTCGCGATCCTCAAGTTCAACCGCTCGCGCGGCAACGTCGTCGTGTCGCGGCGCTCGGTGCTCGAGCGCGAGCGGACGCAGCTGAAGGGCGAGACGCTGAAGGTGCTCGAAGAGGGCGTCATCCTCGAAGGCACGGTGAAGAACATCACCGACTACGGCGCCTTCGTCGACCTGGGCGGCATCGACGGGCTCCTGCACGTGACCGACATGTCGTGGGCGCGCGTCGGGCATCCGTCCGAGGTCGTGAACGTCGGCGACAAGGTGAAGGTCGTCGTGCTCAAGTACGACTCCGAACGCGAACGGGTCTCGCTCGGCATGAAGCAGATCATGCCCGACCCCTGGACGACCGTCGCCGATCGCTTCCCGATCAGCAGCCGCATCCACGGCAAGGTCGTCTCGCTCGCGGACTACGGCGCCTTCGTCGAGCTGGAGCCGGGCCTCGAGGGTCTGATCCACGTCTCCGAGATGTCGTGGACCAAGCGCGTGACGCACCCCTCGAAGGTGCTCGAGGTCGGCCAGGAGGTCGACGTCCAGGTGCTCGACGTCGACGCCGTGAACCGGCGCATCTCGCTCGGCCTGAAGCAGACCGAGCCGAATCCGTGGGAGATGGTCCGGATCAACCACCCGGTCGGCAGCCGCATCTCGGGCAAGGTGAAGAGCATCACCGACTTCGGTCTCTTCGTCGAGCTCACCGAGGGCATCGACGGTCTCGTGCACGTCTCCGACCTGCACTGGACGAAGAAGATCAAGCACCCCTCCGAGATCTTCAAGAAGGGTGACGACGTCGAAGCGGTCGTGCTCGGCATCGACGTCGACAACGAGCGCATCTCGCTCGGCATCAAGCAGCTCACGGAAGATCCGTGGGCGGCGGTGCCGAAGCGCTACCCGACCGGGACGCGCGTGCGGGGCACCGTCACCAGCGTCACCGACTTCGGCGTCTTCGCGCAGATCGAAGAGGGCGTCGAGGGGCTCATCCACGTCTCCCAGCTCTCGACCGAACGGGTCGATCGCCCCGCGTCGATCTACAAGGTGGGCGACGAGATCGAGGCCGAGGTCACGCAGGTCGACGCGCGCGAGAAGCGGATCGCCCTCTCGATCAAGGCGCTGCGGCGCAGCGAGGAGCGGGACGAGGTCGACGCCTACCTGCGGCGCGAGCGCGAGAGCGGCAAGTTCTCGTTGGCCGACGTGTTCGGCGACGAGCTCGAAGCGCGCGACAAGGGCAAGGCCTAA
- the cmk gene encoding (d)CMP kinase: MSARRTGAIVVAIDGPAGAGKSTASRALADRLGFRHIDTGAMYRVVGVLARDRGVAPDDDEALRRLVDGIAFDEVGERIVVGGQDLSRAIREGDAGEWASKVSTRPVVRERLVALQRRVGLAGDCVMEGRDIGTVVFPDAPVKVFLSAAPRERARRRAVDLRTQGEHVDEEALAEAITERDRRDSERATSPLRPAADAVILDTTTMTLDAVVGRLEAMVRPLVATRDGSER, from the coding sequence GTGAGCGCCCGCCGTACGGGGGCCATCGTGGTCGCGATCGACGGGCCGGCGGGGGCCGGCAAGTCGACGGCCAGCCGCGCCCTCGCCGACCGCCTCGGGTTCCGTCACATCGACACGGGGGCGATGTATCGGGTCGTGGGGGTGCTGGCGCGCGACCGGGGCGTGGCTCCCGACGACGACGAGGCGCTGCGGCGGCTCGTGGACGGGATCGCCTTCGACGAGGTTGGCGAGCGCATCGTCGTGGGCGGGCAGGACCTGAGTAGGGCCATTCGCGAGGGGGACGCAGGCGAGTGGGCCTCCAAGGTCTCGACCCGCCCGGTGGTGCGCGAGCGCCTGGTGGCGCTACAGCGTCGCGTGGGGCTCGCCGGCGATTGCGTCATGGAAGGGCGCGACATCGGCACGGTCGTGTTTCCCGACGCCCCGGTCAAGGTGTTTCTCAGCGCGGCGCCACGCGAGCGGGCGCGCCGCCGTGCCGTCGATCTTCGCACGCAGGGAGAGCACGTCGACGAAGAGGCGCTGGCCGAGGCCATCACGGAGCGCGATCGACGTGACAGTGAGCGTGCGACGTCTCCGCTGCGTCCCGCCGCGGACGCCGTCATCCTCGATACGACCACGATGACCCTCGATGCGGTGGTGGGCCGCCTCGAGGCGATGGTGCGACCCCTCGTGGCGACCCGGGACGGCTCCGAGCGCTAA